The sequence below is a genomic window from Lolium perenne isolate Kyuss_39 chromosome 4, Kyuss_2.0, whole genome shotgun sequence.
ggccagagcctctactagcaacggagagcatgcaagatcataacaacacatatatgatagatcaataatcaacttgacatagtattccatattcatcggatcacaacaaacacaacatatagcattacaaatagatgatcttgatcatgataggcagctcacaagatctaaacatgatagcacaagaggagaagacaaccatctagctactgctatggacccatagtccaagggtgaactactcacgcatcagtccggaggcgggcatggtgatgtagagccctccggtgatgattcccctctccggcagggtgccggaggcgatctcctgaatcccccgagatgggattggcggcggcgtcacagtaacttttctcgtatcgtggctcttggtactagggttttcgcgacggagagaatatataggtgaaggggcagagtcgggggacgctcgaggggcccaccccatagggcgacgcggccaggggtggggccacgcccccctagggtgtggctgcctcgtcgcccctcttcgtctcctcttcgcacTTCTGGAAGgcttcgtggaaaataagaccgtgggcttttgtttcgtccaattccgagaatatttcctgtgtaggatttctgaaaccaaaaacaacagaaaacaggaactggcgcttcggcatcttgttaataggttagtgccggaaaatgcatcaaaatgatataaagtgtatataaaacatgtgagtattgtcataaaactagcatggaacataagaaattatagatacgtttgagacgtatcagttatcaaacacaaaaagggtaaagataatattattgctgatgctttgtcgcgccgttatactatgctatctcaacttgacatcaagatttttggattagaaaccataaaggaacaaaacttgcatgatgctgattttaaagatgtgtttctgaattgtaaagatggtagaacatggaacaaattcgtcctcaatgatggatttgtgttccgtgctaacaagctatgcatcccagatggtcccgttcgtcttttgttgttacaggaggcgcatggaggaggattgatgggacactttggtgtgaagaagacggaggatgtacttgctgcacacttcttttggccacgtatgcgtcgagatgttaagagatttgtggcacgctgcactacatgtcataaagctaagtctcgacttaatccacatggtttatatatgcctcttcctgttcctagtgtaccttgggaagatatttctatggatttcgttttgggtttgcctcgtacacagaaagggagggatagtatctttgttgttgtggataggttttctaagatgacacactttattccatgtcataaaactgatgatgctacacatgttgctgatttgttctttcgcgaaattgtgcgtttacatggtgtgccaaatactattgtttctgatcgtgatactaagttttttagccacttttggagatgtttattggctaagttggggactaaattgctgtttagtactacatgtcatccccaaactgatggacaaactgaagtagtaaatagaactttgtctactatgcTGCAGGCTGTTTTGatgaagaacttaaaattgtgggaagaatgtttacctcatgttgaatttgcttacaatcgttcgctgcattctacaactaagatgtgcccatttgagattgtttatggttttgttccccgtgcacctattgatttattgcctttaccatcttcggtgcaaaataatttggatgctacacaacGTGCTGAAATGATATTacaattgcatgagactactaaagacaacatatcACACATggatgctaagtataaaattgctggggatagaggaagaaaacatgttgtgtttgatgttggtgatcttgtttggttgcatttgcgcaaagatcatTTTCCTGAATTGTgcaagtctaaactaatgccacgcgctgctggtccttttaaggtgttagagaaaataaatgataatgcatataaacttgagcttcctgcagaattgggtccggttagtcctacatttaacattgcagatttgaagccttactttggtgaagaagaggagctttcgtcgaggacgacttcaattcaagaaggggggcatgatgaggatatcccatctcttgatacaaccgatgtacctacagccacacaaatacaaggaccaatcactcgagctcgtgccaaacaacttaactatcaggtactttcgtttcttggaactattcctcacatacatgagaatatgatgctgcctaaatcagatatgtttgttactcttaggaatgatggaccaagcatggatgaggaggacaagcattggagcatgatcacgcatggagaagatgtcagcaagcatttgaggattgaagatgacgtcgcaagtggagatttcagaactttgaagccaccataagaagagatgaagacatgaacgaaatatagagtttcccacttcataatttcgtccatagcataatatggtgctgcgtcacctttagttttgggccaggcccatgtcattttcgcaggaattaaatcAGCCATATTTtatagtccgtattgaagggggaaagaccttctagggtttggttcggccaccatacgtatggctggccgaaaccccaccttttcctcctttaaataccccatagccgtcacgtttagactcggattttgattaaactaaaagttagccattgctgcaactctcgtgtacttcttttgaggccaacgcccagaataagaccgactattcggaatcccaccttatcCAATAAAACTTTCAtttttcatccgcaatattctgattgcatcattagtttttacttgttctcgatttcaggtaggaattaagaccctcgctggtcaggctgatcgcgcatccgcaagatcagtaactcccggtgattgtcctagcgattgcattggcgcacgagctttgcacgtgtagtcggatcgtcaagcacgaactacaCCAACAAATCGATGTTATCATACTtttatcgaaagatcggccacctttgccctatcagcaGTGGGGAGCATCAACGACGTTTTTGTCAGGACGTGGAGCATATACAACGGGTGGATCGACGCGTGTGATCAAACACAACTTTCTTGTACATCGAACGGACATGAAACGGAGGCTCAAAAGTGTCAACGAGCCTCCGAGCACCATTTAGCAACTCAGAATACGTAGTACCCACATAAACATGTAGGATAGGGAGGGAATGCGAGAAGCATGAATGCAGTAGTATCTAGCGCTTGGATTCCATGATTATAAACCCAACAAAAGCAGCAGGGGAGTGGCGAATGAGCATGAACATATGAACATGGCAGAAGCAAAGCCGCCGTTTTTAACGTCCGTTAACTCACCCCACCCCTGTGAGGCCACAGGCCCGGCGCGACGTGTCCGCATCCGACACCGTTGAAATCAAACACAAACGGCCCGATTCAAACTCCGGTTCTGTATAAGTTTCTGCCCAAGCCTCACGAGCTCCACCGGCCACCCTGAAATCTGGCGTCGCGCTGTCTTCTCTTCTACCCTCGTGCGCGCCTCCGATCCAGCGCAATCCGTTGCGGGGCCTCGCGAATCTGACGGTGCTCTGATCGATTGCTGTGTTTCGGTGGCTGCTGGGTTGCTCGGCGCCGCCGGGAGCTGCGGATTGAGCTCCGGGTCGCCGGATAAAACGAGAGCTGGGAGGCGGTTTGTCGCCCCCCCCCCgcatcgccggagctgctcgccGGGGACGGCACATGCGCGTGACGGTCACGCCTAAGGACGAGGAGAGGCTGGTCGTGCTGATGACGAGGGAGCGCCCGCGGTCGGCGGTGGTCGCGCCAGGTGGGGACCTCGTTACCGCCGGTGGCGGCGGGGACACGTCCGACGGCGATTCATCCGAGTCGCTCGAAGAGATTAGTGCCGCGGACTTTAAGGAGTCGTCCGGCGGCGCCACCTCCGCCGGAACGGCCGCGTCGGCGGCGGCCCCGAGATCTAGGGTTTGGATGGGATATACCATGTCCCGGAGTTACGCGCCAGCGTTCCACAGCTTTGCGTGGGCGCAGGCCGTGCAGAACAAGCCGCTCGTTCCGCGGCCTGCTTctgacgaggacgaggtggagcACCTCGTGGACACCTcggacgaggagaaggaagagggcGAGATTGAGGAAGGTGAGGCCGTACAGAGTTCCTCTTCCCCTCCGAGTATGCACCCTGAGACCATCGACTTGGACTCTGATCTGCCGGAGAAGTTGGAGACGGTGGTTGTGCAGGGGAGTAGCAATACTGCTGCTgtggccgtcgatgaggacgaggaggaggtggaTTTTGACCAGAGCGTGGGGAGTATACTGGAGGAGCTTGAGATGGTTTCTACCGAGGAAGCTGAGAAGTATGGCTGATGTTTCATGGCAAAGATAATGTGCTTGGTGTTTGATTCAGTTGCTGAGGGATATAAGTCATTCATGTTCTGTTGTAGGTCATTTGAGGGCTCGTGTGCACGCCTGCGCACTTGCTTTGAGGGCCTGAAGCCGCTGTTCCCAGAGAGCGGTAGCCCCATGCCTATGCTTGATGCACTTGTGCAACAGGCGTTTGTTGGAATTGACACCATCACCACTGTAAGACTGACTCTTGGCTTGTCTCCTTTCTGAACGTAAGGCTCACATCTTTTTCATTGTTGTAGGTGGCTAATTCATATGCGgtgccgaagagggaccagaacaAGAACATGCTCTTGAAGTAAACTGAATTCATCTTTTGCTAATAATAATTTACTGAATGAAACTGATTTTTACCTGTATAACCTAAATGGTCTCCTATGAAATTGCTAGGTTGCTTTTTCACATAAAGAACAGATATTCCGACATGCTAACACCCGGCCAGCGAGATGAGGTTTGTATTTTTTGTAGCTCTTGTGCCTCATTGTAAGTAGGTTGTGCTCTAAAGCTGACTTTCTGGGTTTCTTTTCTTTTGACAGCTCGATAGTCGTGTGAGACAGTTAGTTTTTGAGGATGGAAAAGGCAATGCCAATGGTCCAAATGTTAATTCTGGCACTAACACAGCGAATGTTGTTGTTCCATCAGAGAGACCACCTTTTGAATCAGCAGTAGCAAATCCATTTAGTGGCTCTAGCTTGCCTTGGATGGAGATGCCGGCAAAGAATAGAATGGTTAGCCCCTTGTTGGATCTTCATGCAGATTACGACGAAAATAGCTTGCCCTCACCAACCCGAGATAATGCACCACCTTTTCCTGTGCCAAAACCCATTGGATTTGGAGCATTTCCAATGGCACCTGAAAGATCTTTGACTGAAAGAGTTGAGTCTTCAAAAAAGGTTCTGCATGCATCCCTGAATGATGCGCTGAAGGATTTTTCTTCATACCGCCAGAAGTACAGCCAGAAGTCTACTTTTGCAAGTGATGATCTTCCAAGCCCAACCCCATCTGGTGATGGGGATAAATCTGGAGACAAAGATAGTGACATATTTGGTGATATTTCAAGCTTTTCAGCTTCTAATAATAAGACTGCTGTGCCAAGTGTGAGCCTGATACCTGATTCGCGACCTAGTGCAGTCAGTACCAATGACAGTTTTGCAGTTGGTTCTCTAGGTTATGCCAAACAAATTGAGCATTCTATTTCAGGACCTAACCATGCTCTGAAGTCTTTGGCTAAAAGTAGAGATCCAAGGCTCAAGTTTTTGAACCGTGATCCTAGTGGTACTGCAGATTCAAATCGACGTGTGAATTTTGCAGAACCGAATCTTTCCAAAGATGTTACCTTGGGAGGTGTAGTATCAAATAATAACCGCAAGCACAAGGCAGTTGGCCAACCTTTGATGGATGAAAGTGCATTGAAAAGAACTAGAGGGGGTACCGAGAATTCCAGAGACATGCAGGTACCACCAGGTACAGATGGAAGTAATATTTGCTCCTATTCAATTGGCAGGGTTCAATCAAATCAGAATACAATTCTTGAAACCAAGAGAACAGGAAATCCTAATATGAGGACGGATAGTCAACTTATTAGCAATGCAAGTAGTATCACAAATAGTGCAGGAATAAGTACTGGAACCCTCCACACCTTTCAACCTAATTCAGTTCCACAGACCAGTGCTGCTCCATTTACTTCATTGCCTGCAGTGCTTAAGGACATTGCTGTGAACCCGACAGTGCTCATGAATTGGATTCAAATGGAACAGCAAAAGAGGTCAGCTTCAGAAACTCAGCAGATGGTAACTGCTTCAGGTGGTATCTCTAGTTGCATTGTAAGTAATGTCACTGCTGGCATGGTTATACCACCTGGCAATGCTCTAAAGACAGAAGTTGCACAAATTCCTTCTAATAGGCCACAAGTTCCCATGCAAACAACCCCTGAGGTAAAGCTCTTGCTACTGCACTTATCTTTTCTTGATAAATTCCAGTATATAGTGACTTCGATTTGATTATTTGAAATCACGATGCTTAATTTTGAATAGGTTATGTAGTATTAGTAGGTTACTTGAACTAATTTTTGCTGAGGTTATATGAACTTTTAGGTTATCCAGTATCAATAGTTACTTGAACTAATCTTCAATTAGTGCTAATTCCTTGGTTTATTTTAAGATTGTGCTGAtcataagttttgctgtacctgtaGAGCTCACAAAATGACGCTGGAGTAATACGCATGAAACCTCGTGATCCTCGCCGTGTCCTCCACAATAACAGCACGCAGAAGAACGATACAGCAAGCACCGAGCAAGCCAAAAGCAATGAAATTGTCCTGCCAGATAGCAAAGACATTTTGATTAACCACGAACAACTGACAGAGCATTTCCAGACTAGTGCTTTGCCTTCTCAACCAGTCTCGTTGTCCAACATTGCTCGGCCATCCATCATGAGCACAAGTACGGTGGATCCTGTCTCTAATTCACAGTTAGCTGCTTCATCACTTGTTACTTCTCAGCAAACTTCAGTCAGTGTAAATAGGGCAGATCCAACACTAGCCGCTGGACAGAATGATCCCGATGCTGATGGAACAACTAATGCTGCTCCTGGTACAACACTTGGTGCTGCGCCACCAGCTAACCAATGGGGGGATCTAGATGATCTCCTTAATGGTTATGATGACCAGCAGAAGGCTCTCATTCAGAAGGAAAGGGCAAGACGGATCATGGAACAACACAAAATGTTTTCAGCAAGGAAACTTTGTTTAGTGCTTGACTTGGATCACACTCTCCTCAATTCCGCTAAGGTATTGTACTGTAGCCTATGTCTTGACCTCTTTCACTATTTGAAGAGTTCATTAACTTAGTATTGTGCACTTCCAATTCAGTTTATAGAAGTGGATCCTATTCATGAAGAGATTCTGCGGAAGAAAGAAGAACAAGACCGGGAGAGGCCAGAGCGTCATCTGTTCCGTTTCCATCATATGCAAATGTGGACCAAACTGAGACCAGGAATATGGAACTTTCTTGAGAAGGTTTGCTGTCTTAGATTTGTCATAACTGCTCATGGATGCCTTTGCTACTTCGTGTTGAATGTTGTTCTATTTGATGCTTTTATGCTGTAGGCGAGTAAGCTTTACGAGTTACATCTGTACACAATGGGCAACAAACTGTATGCCACTGAGATGGCTAAGGTTCTTGACCCTACTGGGGCCCTGTTTGCTGGGAGAGTCATCTCAAGAGGTGGTGATGGCAACTCAAGAGGTGGTGATGGCGATACATTTGACGGTGATGACCGCGTACCGAAAAGTAAAGATCTCGATGGGGTATTGGGGATGGAATCTGCAGTAGTGATCATTGATGACTCTGTGAGAGTCTGGCCACACAACAAAAACAACATGATTGTTGTAGAGAGGTATGTATCTCTGCCAAACGTTTGCCCGAGCGTGAAGGAATAGAGTGCATCTTACTAAGCCCTTCTGTGGATGGTTTTCTGTAGATACACCTATTTTCCCTGCAGCAGACGGCAATTTGGTCTTCCTGGACCTTCACTTCTTGAAATTGATCGAGATGAAAGGCCAGAGGATGGCACTCTCGCTTCTTCACTGGCGGTATGATGGATCTTTTCCTCATCTTAACTTTGAAATACAACTTGATTCTGACAGACTTATCACACCTTGAAATAGGTTATTGGACGCATTCACCAAAACTTCTTCTCTCATCCCAACCTCAATGATGCTGATGTGCGGAGCATACTAGCATCTGAGCAGCGGAGGATCC
It includes:
- the LOC127295096 gene encoding RNA polymerase II C-terminal domain phosphatase-like 3 — translated: MRVTVTPKDEERLVVLMTRERPRSAVVAPGGDLVTAGGGGDTSDGDSSESLEEISAADFKESSGGATSAGTAASAAAPRSRVWMGYTMSRSYAPAFHSFAWAQAVQNKPLVPRPASDEDEVEHLVDTSDEEKEEGEIEEGEAVQSSSSPPSMHPETIDLDSDLPEKLETVVVQGSSNTAAVAVDEDEEEVDFDQSVGSILEELEMVSTEEAEKSFEGSCARLRTCFEGLKPLFPESGSPMPMLDALVQQAFVGIDTITTVANSYAVPKRDQNKNMLLKLLFHIKNRYSDMLTPGQRDELDSRVRQLVFEDGKGNANGPNVNSGTNTANVVVPSERPPFESAVANPFSGSSLPWMEMPAKNRMVSPLLDLHADYDENSLPSPTRDNAPPFPVPKPIGFGAFPMAPERSLTERVESSKKVLHASLNDALKDFSSYRQKYSQKSTFASDDLPSPTPSGDGDKSGDKDSDIFGDISSFSASNNKTAVPSVSLIPDSRPSAVSTNDSFAVGSLGYAKQIEHSISGPNHALKSLAKSRDPRLKFLNRDPSGTADSNRRVNFAEPNLSKDVTLGGVVSNNNRKHKAVGQPLMDESALKRTRGGTENSRDMQVPPGTDGSNICSYSIGRVQSNQNTILETKRTGNPNMRTDSQLISNASSITNSAGISTGTLHTFQPNSVPQTSAAPFTSLPAVLKDIAVNPTVLMNWIQMEQQKRSASETQQMVTASGGISSCIVSNVTAGMVIPPGNALKTEVAQIPSNRPQVPMQTTPESSQNDAGVIRMKPRDPRRVLHNNSTQKNDTASTEQAKSNEIVLPDSKDILINHEQLTEHFQTSALPSQPVSLSNIARPSIMSTSTVDPVSNSQLAASSLVTSQQTSVSVNRADPTLAAGQNDPDADGTTNAAPGTTLGAAPPANQWGDLDDLLNGYDDQQKALIQKERARRIMEQHKMFSARKLCLVLDLDHTLLNSAKFIEVDPIHEEILRKKEEQDRERPERHLFRFHHMQMWTKLRPGIWNFLEKASKLYELHLYTMGNKLYATEMAKVLDPTGALFAGRVISRGGDGNSRGGDGDTFDGDDRVPKSKDLDGVLGMESAVVIIDDSVRVWPHNKNNMIVVERYTYFPCSRRQFGLPGPSLLEIDRDERPEDGTLASSLAVIGRIHQNFFSHPNLNDADVRSILASEQRRILVGCRIVFSRIFPVGEANPHMHPLWQSAEQFGAVCTNQIDDRVTHVVANSLGTDKVNWAIQTGRFVVHPGWVEASTLLYRRANEHDFTVK